DNA sequence from the Tissierella sp. MB52-C2 genome:
AGGGTGTAAACACAATTGTGCAGGCTGCCACAATATCTCTACCCATTCCTTCACTGGTGGAGAATTAATGGAAATAGATGATATAGTAAAGATAGTAAAAGAAAATCCTCTATTAGATGGGATTACTTTAAGTGGTGGAGATCCCTTTGAACAAGCACATGAGTGTAGTCTTTTAGCTAAAAGTATTAAAAAACTTGGATTAGATGTGGTAACTTATACCGGATATACTTTTGAAGAAATCCTTAGAAATAAAAAGTTTAGGGAATTGCTACTGCAAACAGATATTTTAATAGATGGTAAATTTGATATATCACAGAAATCCATGATGTTACAGTTTAGAGGGTCAACAAATCAAAGAATAATAGATGTTAAAAAATACTTAGGTGAAATAAAGAGCGACTTTTAGTCGCTCTTTATAATTTTGTTCATAGGTTTAGGCATAAAGAAAAATAGAAAATTAAACTTGTCACAGGACGGCTTTGAAATAAACAAAGTCGTCACTTTTATTATTTGTTAGCATAACAGATGTTATCATAATTGATAATAAAAAAGATGCCGATATCAGAATGTCTATTTTTAACTCTTATGCCTAACTAGATATTTTCAGCTGAAGAATTTTGGATTTTACAACTATTGTTAAATCTAAATATATCTGTTAATATAAGGAAGAGAGTACTAAGAGAGGTGAGAGAGTATGTTTAAATTAGATGGAATAAAGGATATGAATCAGGAAGAAAGATTGAGATATATGGTTCTTCTTGTAAAGGGACAGCTTAGTTCAGAGCAAGATGATTTAGCAAATATTTCAAATGTAACAGGTATAATAATGGCCTGTGTAGATAGATTAAATTGGGCAGGGTTTTATATGCTAAGAGATAATGAATTGGTTTTAGGGCCATTTCAGGGATTACCAGCTTGTAATAGAATAGGTATAGGTAAGGGAGTTTGTGGAAATGCAGCGGAGACTAGAGAAATTCAATTAGTGCCAGATGTACACTTGTTTCCAGGCCATATTGCCTGTGATTCTCAGTCTAATTCAGAACTTGTTATACCAATAATAAAAAATGATAAAGTCTATGGAGTATTGGATTTAGACAGTCCAGAAAAAAATAGATTTACAGAATTAGAGAAAAAGTACTTTGCTAATCTTGTAGATATATTAAATCAAAATATAAATTGGGAAAAAATATAATATAATAAAATAACCAATTTAAGTTTAAATGTTATAAAGGATGGTAAAGATTATAATAATATATGACTGAATTAATTATTTCAGGTTATATATAAATAAGGAGGCTATAAATGACAATTTTAGAAGGACTCAAGCCACAAAGGGTAATGTACTATTTTGAAGAAATGTCTAAAATACCTAGATGTTCCTATGATGAACAAAGAATAAGTGACTACTTATCTAATGTAGGTAAAGCGTTAGGGTTAGAAGTTATACAAGATAAGGCTTTAAATATAATTATAAGAAAGCCAGCTTATAAAGGGTATGAAAATAGTCCCACTGTAATATTACAAGGGCATATGGATATGGTGGGAGAAAAGACAGATAGTTCAAATCATGATTTTTCGAAAGACCCTATAAAGCTTGAGGTGGAGGGAGATTATATTATAGCTAAAGAGACTACCCTTGGAGCTGATAATGGTATTGCAGTAGCCATGGCATTGGCTATATTAGAGTCAAAGGATATACCTCATCCCCCATTGGAAGTTCTTATAACATCCAATGAGGAATCTGGTATGACTGGAGCAGCAGCCCTAGACCCAGAAAATATAACAGGAAAAATACTAATAAACATAGATTCGGAAGAAGAAGGAAAAATTCTTGTAAGTTGTGCAGGTGGTGAAAGAAACCTAATTACTATTCCAGTAGAATGGAATGAAACATTAGATGATGAAGATATATATGAAATAGTAGTATCTGGACTTAAGGGCGGACATTCTGGAATGGAAATTGATAAAGGCAGAGGAAATTCCAATAAGATAATGGGAAGAGTACTTGAAAGGCTAAATAGATCAATTGATATAAACTTATACCATATAGAAGGTGGTTCTAAGTCAAATGCTATTCCTAGATATGCAAAAGCAGTCATATCTATGGAAAAAGCTAATATAGAAAAGGCTAATCTAAGTATTAAAGAAATAGAAAAAGAATTAAGGTTTGAATTACTTTCTGTTGATAAAGATATTGAATTATCCTTTACAAAAACAAAGGACAAAAAAGATAGGGCATTTTCTAAGGAGACTACAAAAAAGATAATTTCATTTTTAATGCTTTTTCCAAATGGAGTTTATACTATGAGTATGGATATTGAAGGTCTAGTAGAAAGTTCAAATAATCTAGGTGTTGTAAAAACTACTGATGATAGTGTAACTATGGAATCTGCCATAAGATCTTCAGTTGGAAGTTTAAAGACTTATATAGCAGACCAAATAAGATTGCTTGCAGAAAACCTTGGTGCAGAGTGGGAAAGTACCTCATCTTATCCTGCTTGGGAATATAGCAGAGAATCATATATAAGAGATATATTTAAAGATGTATATAAAGAAATATATAATAAAGACATAAATATTGATGCTATACATGCAGGACTTGAATGTGGATTATTTAAAGAAAAGTTTGTTAATATGGATATGGTGTCCTTTGGACCAAATATATATGGAGTACATGCACCAGGTGAAAAGCTTAGTATTTCTTCTACAGAAAGATCTTATAATTTACTTTCGAAAGTATTAGAAAAAATTCATTAATTTTATAAAATATATATGTACTTCTATAGATAAATAAGGTATTATTAGCATATAATTAATAAATATAAAGGTGAAGGAGAATGAAAATGGATAATAAAAAAGATGAAACTTTTGAATACAACGACGAGCATTGTGGTGGCTGCGGTTGTGGATGCGACTGCGATGACCATGATCATGAAGTAGATGGTTTTGACTTTGAAGATATGGATGAAAATGATATAATATATCTTACACTTGATGATGATACTGAATTAGAATGTAATGTTCTAGGTATATTTGAAGTTGAAGATGTTGAATATATTGCATTATTACCAATGGGCGATGATGAGGTACTACTTTATAGATATGTTGAATTAGAAGATAATGAATTTGATTTATTGCCGATTGAAAATGAAGAAGAATTTGGAACTGTATCAGAAGCTTTCGAGGCTCTATTCATCGATGATGAAGATTTTGTAGAGTATGAAAACTATGATGAGTTAGATGACGAAGAATAGTTTTAGAAAGCGCTTTACCTTTGGTGAAGTGCTTTTTATGCATTATATTTTATAGAATATATAATAAGTTAAGATTTAATTAAAAAGGGTATTAAATCTAGGAGGAAGGGGGAGAGTTTTGAATCAAATAACAGTATATAATACCTATTCTAAATATTTGAGTGATAAATTTGGTGAAAAGGTATATAAACTACCTATATCTTTACCGTTAACTTGTCCCAATAGGGATGGAACTGTGGGGAGAGGAGGTTGTATATTTTGTGGAGAGGAAGGTGGATCTTTTGAAAGCCTATCATCCTCCATATCAATAAGAGAACAGCTTGAAAAGAATAAAAAATATATAGGAGATAGATATAAAGCAAAAAAATTTATAGCCTATTTTCAAAATTTTACAAATACTTACTTACCTTTTGAAAGCTTTAAAGAATGTATAGATCAAGTTTTATTAAAGGATATAGTTGGTATATCTATTTCAACTCGCCCAGATTGTATTAATGACAGCTATTTAGAATATTTATCAACAATTAAAGATATGCATAATATAGATATAACAATTGAATTAGGACTTCAAACAGTAAACTATTCTACTTTAGAAAAGATTAACAGAGGTCATACATTAGCTGAATTTATAGATGCAAGTATAAGGATTAAAAAATACAATTTAAGAAACTGTACACATATAATATTAAACCTGCCTTGGGATGAAGATGTTGATGTAATTGAAAATGCTAAGATATTGTCAGCCTTAGGCGTAGATGAGGTAAAACTACATGCACTATATATTGTTGATGGAACAGCTCTAGGGACATTATATAAAAATGGAGAAATAACCTTAATATCTAAAGAAGAATATATAGAAAGAGTAATATTGTTTTTAGAATATCTTGACCCTAATATTGTAATCCAAAGAATTATAGGAAGAGCACCAGAGGAAAATTCACTATTTGTTAATTGGAATGAGTCTTGGTGGAAAATAAGAGACACAGTAATATCCTTAATGGAGTCCAGAAATTCAAAACAAGGTATTAAGTTTGATTATTTAAATGGAAAAGGAATAAGGAAGTTTCAATAAACTTTTATAAAAACTCTAAAAAAGAAGGAAATAAATAAATTATGTCGAATATATAATATATAATAAAAAGAAAGGTAGAGGTGGTTAGTCATGGTTAAATTAATTTTGGGTGGAAAAGGCTCAGGAAAAACAAAATGGTTAATCGATAACGCTAACAAAGATATGAAGGCAGGTAATGGAAATATTGCTTTTATTGATGTGGATGACGACCATATTTTTACTTTAGATTATAATGTACGACTTATTAATGCCATGGAATTCAATATAAAAGATATTGAATCTTTCTATGGCTTTTTGTGTGGCTTAATTGGCATGGATTACGATGTGGAGAAAATCTATATAGACAGTATTTATAAAGTAATAGACTTAAATATTCCTAGTTTAGAAAAACTAATAGAAAACCTAAATATAATAGGAGAAAAATTCCAGGTAGAGTTTTTTATAAATGTTGACTACACTATGGAAAAAATACCAGAACATCTGCGAGATTATTCAATAGAGTTAGAATTTGAATATGCAGTATAATAAAAGAAAACAGGGTATTTGATATACTCCCCCTAAGGTAGACAGACTAAAAAATAAAATTCTGATACCTTAGGGGGAGTTTGTTATGTCTAAAAGAACTAAATATACAGCTCGAGCAAAGTTTAAATGGAATATTGAGCCTTGGTTATTTTAAATTTTATACTTGAAGGGTGCTGTTCAATTATCCTGTTTTTACTTATATTATTTCATAGATTTAAATGTACCGCAATCTGTTTCTTCTGCTGTAGAAGCATCTCTAGGTAATATTTCGATTTTACCAGCTGTACATAAATCTCCTGATTTATAATAGTGACAAGAATTTACTACACATTTTACGCCTTGAGTGATTTCTTCGTTATGCATGATAATCTCCTTTCAAAAAAGTATTTTTACACTAATAGTTTTGCTATTTTAACAAAAAATATTCCTAACTGAGTTTAAATAAAATTAAAAATAGGGTAGAATGGTATAATAGAATATGGAAGGTGATAATATGGTAAAAAAAGAAAGACTAGATAAAGTCCTTGCTAATATGGGATATGGAAGTAGAAAAGATGTAAAAAAATTTATAAAAGATGGTAAAGTAAAGGTAAATAATAGTATTATTTGTGATAATGAATTTAAGGTAAATCCTTATGAAGATAAAATTTTTTTTGGTGATGAAGAAGTTTTATATAGAGAACATATTTATCTTATGATGAATAAGCCTCAAGGGCTTGTATCATCCACTGATGATCCTAGAACTAGAACTGTAATAGACTTATTAGAAGAAGAATATTTAATTTACAAACCCTTTCCCGTAGGAAGATTGGATAAAGATACAGAGGGACTTTTAATGATAAGTAATGACGGCAAATTAGCCCATGAATTACTATCTCCTAAAAAAGGAGTAAATAAAAAATACTATGTAGAAGTAGATGGATATGTTGAAGATAAATATATTGAAGTTTTCAAAGAAGGAGTTACTTTAGAAGACGGATATAAGACTTTACCTGCAGATCTAGAGATAATAAATGGTAATATAGTATCTAAAGTATATTTAACTATACAGGAGGGAAAATTTCATCAAGTAAAAAGAATGTTTGAAAGCATTGGGATGAAAGTTTTATTTCTAAAGAGAATTTCCATGGGACCATTGGTCTTAGATCAGTCGCTGGAACCAGGCACATATAGAGAGTTAACAGAAACAGAAATATCTTTATTAAAAGAGCTATAAAATATGATATAATATATTGTGTTTTGTCAATAATAGTATATACATGATTTGGAGGTAGCATATGTATGTAAAGGGAATTATTAAAAAAGATAAGAAAACAAAAAAATTAGTGAATAGATTAGAGAGTAAGGATATTGCCATTATATCTCATAAAGATTTGGATGAAATAGCTGCTTTATCTCTAGTAGATAAAAAAATAGCCTGTATAATAAATACAGAAAAAACCATAAGTGGGAAGTACCCCAATAGGGGTCCAGCTATTTTAATGGAAAAAGATATACCAATATTTGAAGTTGAAACTGAAGATATATTCCACAAGGTTAAAGAAGGAGATACAATTGAAATCCTTGACGAGACAATAATGTTTGAGGGAAAAGAAATAGGAAAATGCACATATATTAGTCCTAGTATGATTGAAGAATTGACAAAATTAGGTTATGATAATATAGAGAGGGAATTAGACGCCTTTATTGAAAATACATTAGAATATGCAAAAAAAGAAAAAAGTCTAGTTACTGGAAATATTAAAATACCTAGAATTAATACAGAGATAAATGAAAGACACGCATTGATAGTAGTAAGAGGAAAAGATTATAAGGTGGATTTAGCAACTATAAAATCCTACATAGAAGATGTAAAGCCAGTATTGATAGGAGTAGATGGCGGCGGAGATGCTTTGCTAGAATTTGGATTTACTCCAGATATTATAATTGGAGATATGGACAGTGTATCTGATAAGGCATTATTAATGGCAAAAGATGTAATAGTCCATGCCTACGCCAATGGAAAAGCCCCAGGATTAGAAAGAGTTAAGTCCATAGGAATAGAGCCTAAAATCTTTACATTGCCTGGAACCAGTGAAGATATAGCCTTGCTTTTAGCATATGAAAAAGGTGCCGATTTAATTGTAGCAGTAGGCACTCATACAAATATGATCGATTTTTTAGAGAAAGGCAGAAAAGGCATGTCTAGTACGTTTCTAGTGAGATTAAAGGTTGGTGGAAAACTGGTAGATGCTAGGGGTGTAAATAAACTTTATACTTCTACATTTAAACCGAAATATTTGTGGTTTATTCTAGTAGCAGCTCTTATTCCAATATCTATCTTAATTCTTATAAATCCTATTACTAGAAGTTTATTAACATTATTTAAAATTAAATTAAGATTATTTTTAGGTCAATAAGGAGGTAAAGTATGTTACCCAGTATGCGATTTTATATAATTTCTATAGTCTCCATTTTTATAGCATTGGGTATAGGAATATTCATTGGATTTACCATTGATACTCAAGATTTTATAACTGAACAAAAAAACATAATAAGTGAAATTGTGGAATCACAGTTTGAAACTTTAATTACTGAAAACAAAGAGCTTAAATCAAATGAAGAGAAACTTGAATTTGAAATTAAATACAGAGATGAATATATTGATGCTAGTTATGAATATTTAATCAAGGATAGACTAAAAGGATTAAATATAGGAATTATAGGAACTAATGAAGACTATGTTACATCTGGCATAGGTAGAGATTTAGAATTAGCAGGGGCTAAAGTAACAAATGTCACTACATTAAATAATATTATGATAAATAGAGAGGATTTAAATAATTTATATAAGAGTCTAGAACTAAATATGCCTAAAAATCCAGTAGAATCTACAGTAACTATCATAACAGAATCGATAGTA
Encoded proteins:
- a CDS encoding DUF1292 domain-containing protein — encoded protein: MDNKKDETFEYNDEHCGGCGCGCDCDDHDHEVDGFDFEDMDENDIIYLTLDDDTELECNVLGIFEVEDVEYIALLPMGDDEVLLYRYVELEDNEFDLLPIENEEEFGTVSEAFEALFIDDEDFVEYENYDELDDEE
- a CDS encoding GAF domain-containing protein; the encoded protein is MFKLDGIKDMNQEERLRYMVLLVKGQLSSEQDDLANISNVTGIIMACVDRLNWAGFYMLRDNELVLGPFQGLPACNRIGIGKGVCGNAAETREIQLVPDVHLFPGHIACDSQSNSELVIPIIKNDKVYGVLDLDSPEKNRFTELEKKYFANLVDILNQNINWEKI
- a CDS encoding DUF1540 domain-containing protein, which encodes MHNEEITQGVKCVVNSCHYYKSGDLCTAGKIEILPRDASTAEETDCGTFKSMK
- a CDS encoding aminoacyl-histidine dipeptidase; translation: MTILEGLKPQRVMYYFEEMSKIPRCSYDEQRISDYLSNVGKALGLEVIQDKALNIIIRKPAYKGYENSPTVILQGHMDMVGEKTDSSNHDFSKDPIKLEVEGDYIIAKETTLGADNGIAVAMALAILESKDIPHPPLEVLITSNEESGMTGAAALDPENITGKILINIDSEEEGKILVSCAGGERNLITIPVEWNETLDDEDIYEIVVSGLKGGHSGMEIDKGRGNSNKIMGRVLERLNRSIDINLYHIEGGSKSNAIPRYAKAVISMEKANIEKANLSIKEIEKELRFELLSVDKDIELSFTKTKDKKDRAFSKETTKKIISFLMLFPNGVYTMSMDIEGLVESSNNLGVVKTTDDSVTMESAIRSSVGSLKTYIADQIRLLAENLGAEWESTSSYPAWEYSRESYIRDIFKDVYKEIYNKDINIDAIHAGLECGLFKEKFVNMDMVSFGPNIYGVHAPGEKLSISSTERSYNLLSKVLEKIH
- the nrdG gene encoding anaerobic ribonucleoside-triphosphate reductase activating protein, giving the protein MDKIRIAGIEEESIVDGPGIRLVVFTQGCKHNCAGCHNISTHSFTGGELMEIDDIVKIVKENPLLDGITLSGGDPFEQAHECSLLAKSIKKLGLDVVTYTGYTFEEILRNKKFRELLLQTDILIDGKFDISQKSMMLQFRGSTNQRIIDVKKYLGEIKSDF
- a CDS encoding TIGR01212 family radical SAM protein (This family includes YhcC from E. coli K-12, an uncharacterized radical SAM protein.); translation: MNQITVYNTYSKYLSDKFGEKVYKLPISLPLTCPNRDGTVGRGGCIFCGEEGGSFESLSSSISIREQLEKNKKYIGDRYKAKKFIAYFQNFTNTYLPFESFKECIDQVLLKDIVGISISTRPDCINDSYLEYLSTIKDMHNIDITIELGLQTVNYSTLEKINRGHTLAEFIDASIRIKKYNLRNCTHIILNLPWDEDVDVIENAKILSALGVDEVKLHALYIVDGTALGTLYKNGEITLISKEEYIERVILFLEYLDPNIVIQRIIGRAPEENSLFVNWNESWWKIRDTVISLMESRNSKQGIKFDYLNGKGIRKFQ
- the steA gene encoding putative cytokinetic ring protein SteA, translated to MYVKGIIKKDKKTKKLVNRLESKDIAIISHKDLDEIAALSLVDKKIACIINTEKTISGKYPNRGPAILMEKDIPIFEVETEDIFHKVKEGDTIEILDETIMFEGKEIGKCTYISPSMIEELTKLGYDNIERELDAFIENTLEYAKKEKSLVTGNIKIPRINTEINERHALIVVRGKDYKVDLATIKSYIEDVKPVLIGVDGGGDALLEFGFTPDIIIGDMDSVSDKALLMAKDVIVHAYANGKAPGLERVKSIGIEPKIFTLPGTSEDIALLLAYEKGADLIVAVGTHTNMIDFLEKGRKGMSSTFLVRLKVGGKLVDARGVNKLYTSTFKPKYLWFILVAALIPISILILINPITRSLLTLFKIKLRLFLGQ
- a CDS encoding pseudouridine synthase; translated protein: MVKKERLDKVLANMGYGSRKDVKKFIKDGKVKVNNSIICDNEFKVNPYEDKIFFGDEEVLYREHIYLMMNKPQGLVSSTDDPRTRTVIDLLEEEYLIYKPFPVGRLDKDTEGLLMISNDGKLAHELLSPKKGVNKKYYVEVDGYVEDKYIEVFKEGVTLEDGYKTLPADLEIINGNIVSKVYLTIQEGKFHQVKRMFESIGMKVLFLKRISMGPLVLDQSLEPGTYRELTETEISLLKEL
- a CDS encoding copper transporter; this encodes MLPSMRFYIISIVSIFIALGIGIFIGFTIDTQDFITEQKNIISEIVESQFETLITENKELKSNEEKLEFEIKYRDEYIDASYEYLIKDRLKGLNIGIIGTNEDYVTSGIGRDLELAGAKVTNVTTLNNIMINREDLNNLYKSLELNMPKNPVESTVTIITESIVNGKRNDILDDLERRGFIETIGNYEESVDYLIICGGSLTESSKRINQLDRHIVLTVKEHDIPILGVEKSNVNYSYISGYKDLGISTVDNVDMTIGKVAMILAIEGMGGNYGIKDTSESIIPHLYNSIQ